A genomic region of Nisaea sediminum contains the following coding sequences:
- a CDS encoding isocitrate lyase/PEP mutase family protein has protein sequence MTRLMDLIKPGKLLIAPGIFDGISARIADEYGFEALYMTGYGAVGSHLGLPDAGLASYTDMVGRVKVLADTVSAPLVADGDTGYGGLLNVQHTVRGYERAGAAGIQLEDQEFPKKCGHTPNRKVIPLEDMVEKIKVAAESRDSSDFAIVARTDARTNYGLDEALRRGEAFAKAGADILFIEAPESVEEMEKICTSFDKPLLVNVVEGGKTPVLSADEYTKLGYSMAIYPGTGFLAMGAALRSVYGRLKETGSSLGAAQKLDDFGAFSRTMGFTDVWDFEKAHARD, from the coding sequence GTGACGCGGCTGATGGACCTGATCAAGCCGGGCAAGCTGCTGATTGCCCCCGGCATCTTCGACGGCATTTCCGCCCGCATCGCCGACGAGTACGGCTTCGAGGCGCTCTATATGACCGGTTATGGCGCGGTTGGCTCCCATCTCGGGCTGCCGGATGCGGGGCTCGCGAGCTACACCGACATGGTCGGGCGGGTGAAGGTGCTCGCCGACACGGTCTCGGCGCCGCTGGTGGCGGACGGCGATACCGGTTATGGCGGTCTGCTGAACGTCCAGCACACGGTGCGCGGCTACGAGCGCGCTGGCGCGGCCGGCATCCAGCTCGAGGACCAGGAATTCCCGAAGAAGTGCGGCCACACGCCGAACCGGAAGGTGATTCCGCTTGAGGACATGGTCGAGAAGATCAAGGTTGCGGCGGAGAGCCGGGACAGCTCCGATTTCGCCATCGTCGCGCGCACCGACGCGCGGACCAATTATGGGCTCGACGAGGCGCTGCGCCGGGGCGAGGCCTTCGCGAAAGCGGGCGCCGACATCCTCTTCATCGAGGCGCCGGAATCGGTCGAGGAGATGGAGAAGATCTGCACCAGCTTCGACAAACCGCTGCTGGTGAACGTGGTCGAGGGCGGCAAGACGCCAGTGCTGAGCGCGGATGAATACACCAAGCTCGGCTATTCCATGGCGATCTATCCGGGCACCGGCTTCCTTGCCATGGGGGCGGCGCTGCGCTCGGTCTACGGACGCCTGAAGGAAACCGGCTCCAGTCTCGGCGCGGCGCAGAAGCTGGACGATTTCGGCGCCTTCTCCCGGACCATGGGCTTCACCGACGTCTGGGATTTCGAGAAGGCCCACGCGCGCGACTGA
- a CDS encoding FAD-binding and (Fe-S)-binding domain-containing protein has translation MAAVSSDNGSLAARLERALEGEVLFDRFSRGRYSTDASIYQVEPVGVVVPKTQDDLIAAMEIGREAGVSLLPRGGGTSQCGQTVNHSLVMDCSRHLNRIIEIDAENMRAVVEPGIALDHLNAALKPYGLFFPVDVSTASRATIGGMTANNSCGGRSIHYGIMVDNVLSIDAVLPTGEQLHFGPVPGNLGAIEAEPRYRDLVREMRAIAGREAAEIAAKFPKLMRRVGGYNINTVDPAGHNMASMLVGSEGTLAAFRQIELKLHRIPKHRVMGVCHFPTFYEAMDATQHIVKLKPHAVELIDRNMIELARDIPIFKPMIAEFVKGEPDSVLVVEFAGEDHAACVAQLRELEVLMGDLGYPDAVVDATDVRLQATIGEVRKQGLNIMMSMKQAGKPVSFIEDCAVPLEDLAEFTDRLTKVFESHGTHGTWYAHASVGCLHVRPVLNMKDEGDVKRMRSIAEAAFDMVREYKGSHSGEHGDGIVRSEFHEKMFGQRLVKAFGDVKQAFDPAGTMNPGRIVNPPKMDDRALFRFKPGYAPIKLETALDWSEWGGFSGAVEMCNNNGACRKRDAGVMCPSFRATQNEKDLTRGRANTLRLALSGQLGSEALVSEEMKETMELCVSCKGCKRECPTGVDMARMKVEFLHHYRKKHGLGLKDRLISYLPRYAEAASRFGYLANARDVVPGLKGLSEWLLGFSAKRSLPVWSDVPFSGAETEAVDPDESDGRDVVLLNDTFSTYFEPENLRAALRVLQRLGYRVHVVDPREEGGRHLCCGRTFLASGLVDEAKAEARRMIAAYLPYVRRGIPVVGLEPSCLFTLRDEFKAMLPGAETDLVAEHALLFEEFIAREQKASKISASFKPVAKKALVHGHCHQKAFAAMGAVETALRLVPDMEVEVINSSCCGMAGAFGYEKKNQEVSMAMAERDLLPAVRAADGDTLLVADGTSCRHQIKDGAAREAVHVATILDRALA, from the coding sequence ATGGCCGCCGTGTCGTCGGATAACGGGTCACTGGCCGCGCGTCTTGAACGCGCGCTCGAAGGAGAGGTGTTGTTCGACCGCTTCTCCCGCGGGCGCTATTCGACCGATGCCTCGATTTACCAGGTCGAGCCGGTCGGTGTGGTCGTGCCGAAGACCCAGGACGACCTGATCGCGGCGATGGAGATCGGCCGGGAAGCCGGAGTCTCCCTGCTGCCGCGCGGCGGCGGGACCAGCCAGTGCGGGCAGACCGTCAACCATTCCCTGGTGATGGATTGCTCCCGGCACCTGAACCGCATCATCGAGATCGACGCGGAGAACATGCGCGCGGTGGTCGAGCCGGGCATCGCGCTCGACCATCTGAACGCAGCGCTGAAGCCGTACGGCCTCTTCTTCCCGGTCGATGTCTCGACCGCCAGCCGCGCCACAATCGGCGGCATGACGGCGAACAATTCCTGCGGCGGGCGCTCGATCCATTACGGCATCATGGTGGACAACGTGCTCTCCATCGACGCCGTCCTTCCGACCGGAGAGCAGCTCCATTTCGGACCGGTGCCGGGCAATCTCGGCGCTATCGAGGCCGAGCCGCGCTACCGCGATCTAGTGCGGGAGATGCGCGCCATCGCGGGCCGCGAGGCAGCGGAGATCGCCGCGAAGTTTCCAAAACTGATGCGCCGGGTCGGCGGCTACAACATCAACACGGTCGATCCCGCCGGACACAACATGGCGAGCATGCTCGTCGGCTCGGAGGGCACGCTCGCGGCCTTCCGGCAGATCGAGCTGAAGCTGCACCGTATCCCGAAGCACCGGGTCATGGGCGTCTGCCATTTCCCGACCTTCTACGAGGCGATGGACGCGACCCAGCATATCGTGAAGCTGAAGCCGCACGCGGTGGAGCTGATCGACCGCAACATGATCGAGCTCGCCCGCGACATCCCGATCTTCAAGCCGATGATCGCCGAGTTCGTGAAGGGCGAGCCGGACTCCGTCCTCGTGGTCGAGTTCGCCGGCGAGGATCACGCCGCCTGCGTCGCCCAGCTTCGCGAGCTGGAGGTCCTGATGGGCGATCTCGGCTATCCGGACGCGGTGGTGGACGCGACCGACGTGAGGCTGCAGGCGACCATCGGCGAGGTCCGCAAACAGGGCCTCAACATCATGATGTCGATGAAGCAGGCGGGAAAGCCGGTTTCCTTCATCGAGGATTGCGCCGTGCCGCTGGAGGATCTGGCGGAGTTCACCGACCGGCTGACGAAGGTGTTCGAAAGCCACGGCACGCACGGCACCTGGTACGCCCATGCCTCGGTCGGCTGCCTGCATGTCCGTCCTGTGCTGAACATGAAGGACGAGGGCGATGTGAAGCGCATGCGCTCCATCGCCGAGGCCGCCTTCGACATGGTCCGCGAATACAAAGGCTCCCATTCCGGCGAGCATGGCGACGGCATCGTCCGGTCCGAGTTCCACGAGAAGATGTTCGGCCAGCGCCTGGTGAAGGCGTTCGGTGACGTGAAACAGGCCTTCGATCCGGCCGGCACGATGAATCCGGGCCGCATCGTCAATCCGCCGAAGATGGACGACCGCGCGCTCTTCCGCTTCAAGCCGGGCTATGCGCCGATCAAGCTGGAGACCGCGCTCGACTGGTCCGAGTGGGGCGGTTTCTCCGGCGCGGTCGAGATGTGCAATAACAACGGTGCCTGCCGCAAACGCGACGCCGGCGTGATGTGCCCGAGCTTCCGCGCGACGCAGAACGAGAAGGACCTGACCCGCGGCCGTGCCAACACGCTCCGCCTCGCGCTCTCCGGCCAGCTCGGATCCGAGGCGCTGGTCTCGGAAGAGATGAAGGAGACGATGGAGCTCTGCGTCTCCTGCAAGGGCTGCAAGCGGGAATGCCCGACCGGTGTCGACATGGCGCGGATGAAGGTCGAGTTCCTGCATCACTATCGCAAGAAACATGGTTTAGGCTTGAAGGATCGCCTGATCTCCTACCTGCCGCGCTATGCCGAGGCGGCCTCGCGCTTCGGCTATCTCGCCAATGCGCGGGACGTGGTGCCGGGCCTGAAGGGGCTTTCCGAGTGGCTGCTCGGTTTCAGCGCCAAGCGCAGCCTGCCGGTCTGGAGCGACGTGCCTTTCTCGGGCGCCGAGACGGAGGCAGTCGATCCGGACGAGAGCGACGGCCGCGACGTTGTCCTGCTGAACGACACTTTCAGCACCTATTTCGAGCCGGAAAACCTGCGCGCCGCTTTGCGCGTACTGCAGCGCCTCGGCTACCGGGTACATGTCGTCGATCCGCGCGAAGAGGGCGGGCGTCATCTCTGCTGCGGACGGACTTTCCTCGCCTCCGGTCTCGTAGACGAGGCGAAAGCCGAGGCGCGCCGGATGATCGCCGCCTACCTGCCCTATGTCCGCCGCGGCATTCCGGTGGTCGGGCTGGAGCCGTCCTGTCTCTTCACCCTGCGCGACGAGTTCAAGGCCATGCTGCCCGGCGCGGAGACCGATCTCGTCGCCGAGCATGCGCTGCTGTTCGAGGAATTCATCGCCCGCGAGCAAAAGGCGAGCAAGATCTCTGCCAGTTTCAAGCCGGTCGCGAAGAAGGCGCTGGTGCACGGCCATTGCCACCAGAAGGCCTTCGCCGCCATGGGCGCCGTCGAGACTGCGCTCCGCCTCGTGCCGGACATGGAGGTCGAGGTGATCAATTCGAGCTGCTGCGGCATGGCCGGGGCCTTCGGCTACGAGAAGAAGAACCAAGAGGTCTCCATGGCTATGGCGGAGCGCGACCTGCTGCCCGCCGTGCGCGCCGCCGACGGGGACACATTGCTCGTCGCCGACGGCACTTCCTGCCGCCATCAGATCAAGGACGGCGCCGCCCGCGAGGCGGTGCATGTCGCAACCATCCTGGACCGCGCGCTGGCGTGA
- a CDS encoding HlyD family type I secretion periplasmic adaptor subunit — MTLSPVTDTTAGPRIAPIAVLALASIGLFLLGAALWSRLVPINAAVLAEGKVTVQSYRKQIQTREGGRIARILVSEGENVAAGQPLLRLDPTQAWSEHDILRDRLFQILGRRARLTASLRGAESPDWPEELTAAGAPPEGLRVMEIEAALFAASERERAGKERVLERKISELHEEAGSLVEEVRSVDRQLPMIEEETADVATLLAKGLERKPRLLALKRARESLIGERNALRRRIAQAEENLAAAELNLDAFRHQWQSGQAEALTEASNEIALLRQQLKGARDRLRNTELRAPVAGEVVDLAFHTIGGVIAPGETVLSIVPRADELVVDARVRAGDIDSVFRGQIAEIRIGAFRWRDRPPLAARVIRVSADLLDDPATGQQYYEARLRFDGTGGYDDLKVGMMADIAFLTEERTAADYILGPVTRQLFRGFRER; from the coding sequence ATGACCCTGTCGCCCGTCACCGATACCACGGCGGGACCGCGGATCGCGCCCATTGCCGTCCTGGCCCTGGCGTCGATTGGCCTCTTTCTGCTCGGTGCCGCGCTGTGGAGCCGGCTGGTCCCGATCAACGCAGCAGTGCTCGCAGAAGGCAAGGTCACGGTTCAGTCCTACCGCAAGCAGATCCAGACACGGGAAGGCGGCCGGATCGCGCGCATTCTCGTCTCCGAGGGCGAGAACGTTGCCGCTGGCCAGCCGCTGCTCCGGCTCGACCCGACCCAGGCCTGGAGCGAGCATGACATCCTCCGCGATCGCCTGTTTCAGATCCTCGGACGCCGGGCGCGCCTCACCGCCAGTCTGCGCGGCGCGGAAAGCCCCGACTGGCCGGAGGAACTGACTGCCGCCGGTGCGCCACCGGAAGGTCTCCGTGTGATGGAGATCGAGGCGGCTCTGTTCGCCGCCTCGGAGCGCGAGCGCGCCGGGAAAGAACGCGTGCTGGAGCGGAAGATCTCCGAACTCCACGAAGAAGCGGGCTCTCTGGTCGAGGAAGTGCGCTCGGTCGACCGGCAATTGCCGATGATCGAGGAGGAAACCGCCGACGTCGCGACGCTTCTTGCCAAGGGGCTCGAGCGAAAACCGCGGCTGCTCGCCCTGAAGCGCGCCCGCGAAAGCCTGATCGGAGAGCGCAACGCGCTGCGCCGCCGGATCGCGCAGGCGGAGGAGAATCTCGCCGCCGCCGAACTCAATCTCGATGCCTTCCGCCACCAGTGGCAATCCGGTCAGGCCGAAGCCTTGACGGAGGCCTCGAACGAGATCGCCCTCCTCCGCCAGCAGCTGAAGGGCGCGCGGGACCGGCTGCGCAATACCGAGCTTCGCGCGCCCGTCGCCGGCGAGGTGGTCGATCTCGCGTTTCACACCATAGGCGGCGTGATCGCACCGGGAGAAACGGTCCTCAGCATCGTGCCGCGCGCGGACGAACTGGTTGTGGATGCCCGGGTCCGGGCCGGAGACATCGACTCCGTTTTCCGCGGGCAGATCGCCGAGATCCGTATAGGCGCCTTCCGCTGGCGCGACCGCCCACCCCTCGCGGCCCGCGTCATCCGGGTCTCCGCCGACCTGCTGGACGATCCGGCCACCGGTCAGCAGTACTATGAAGCGCGCCTTCGCTTCGACGGAACGGGCGGTTACGATGATCTCAAGGTCGGCATGATGGCCGACATCGCATTCCTGACAGAGGAGCGGACGGCCGCCGACTACATTCTCGGCCCCGTGACCCGCCAGCTCTTTCGCGGTTTTCGCGAGCGTTGA
- a CDS encoding GNAT family N-acetyltransferase, with protein MIVIEKETAADAAAIESLLDIGFGPDRTGKTVYQLRVGQPLPELSLVARTGFDARVGASIRYWPIDVKDGRKTLPALVLGPLVVDPELQGKGLGRTLVARSLEEADQDGWNLCLVVGEPSYYEPYGFIPAEPYGFELPGPVEQRRFQVRGTPEILEALLATKRKRPVRPWSGKASGVENIGGTIHAA; from the coding sequence ATGATCGTCATCGAAAAAGAAACCGCCGCTGACGCGGCCGCCATCGAATCCCTGCTGGATATCGGCTTCGGTCCCGACCGCACCGGCAAGACCGTCTATCAGCTCCGAGTGGGACAGCCCCTGCCGGAACTCAGCCTCGTCGCGCGGACCGGGTTTGACGCCCGTGTCGGCGCCTCGATCCGCTACTGGCCGATCGACGTCAAGGACGGTCGGAAGACGCTCCCCGCCCTCGTTCTCGGCCCGTTGGTCGTGGATCCGGAACTGCAGGGCAAGGGTCTCGGCCGCACGTTGGTTGCGCGCTCGCTCGAGGAAGCCGACCAGGACGGCTGGAACCTCTGCCTCGTGGTGGGCGAGCCTTCCTATTACGAGCCCTACGGCTTCATTCCGGCCGAACCCTATGGTTTCGAGCTGCCCGGCCCGGTTGAGCAGCGCCGCTTCCAGGTGCGCGGCACTCCGGAGATTCTCGAGGCTTTGCTGGCCACGAAGAGGAAGCGCCCAGTGCGGCCTTGGAGCGGCAAGGCAAGTGGCGTAGAAAATATCGGCGGCACGATCCACGCCGCCTGA
- a CDS encoding ABC transporter substrate-binding protein: MTEEIVILQSRLQLVDPQDCTDNSDTLALLEALFDALVRRGPDGRYVPALAESWEMSDDARHWRFRLRPGLRFHDGTPLDAAAMRFSIARMQRPEIGATLGAPAVWGQYLGGATIAAPDPLTLTIETVEPCADLLDVLVSGYALPPHLADKADFLDHPVGSGSFHFESKTGTNEIRMLSNPDWWGGSSAEHRLIWREVPRSADRARALALGEAQVATRLSPADAATLKGTFSRHDYIDPTSIIFLLNAASGPFTDPRVRRAVNLATDRMALIEEVLGGAGSPLGGFVSRFHSGAAPEPADIEPDLEGAAKLLVEAGYGKGLTIEIDCPTRLPDEAETLTAALARQLSEVGISLKVHRVEDRVAYAEQVRDKKIHDMCVFDSSPMSTFRVLYEKIDSRVRGSWWEGYRNEEVEKLLDCSRTTVEPAAREALHRQSYEALRRDPPWLTLYHHSFVAARAGTHPDWRMRADGVLDVTTLL; the protein is encoded by the coding sequence ATGACCGAAGAAATCGTAATCCTGCAATCCCGGCTCCAGCTGGTCGATCCGCAGGACTGTACCGACAATTCCGACACTCTGGCGCTTCTGGAAGCGCTGTTCGACGCACTGGTACGGCGCGGGCCGGACGGGCGCTATGTGCCCGCGCTCGCGGAGAGCTGGGAGATGTCGGACGACGCACGGCACTGGCGTTTCCGTCTCCGGCCGGGTTTACGCTTTCACGACGGCACCCCGCTCGATGCGGCGGCCATGCGCTTCTCCATCGCGCGCATGCAGCGGCCCGAGATCGGGGCCACGCTCGGCGCACCGGCGGTCTGGGGCCAGTATCTCGGCGGCGCGACGATCGCCGCCCCCGATCCGCTGACGCTGACCATCGAGACCGTGGAGCCCTGCGCCGATCTTCTCGATGTCCTGGTGTCGGGTTATGCGCTGCCGCCGCATCTCGCGGACAAAGCCGATTTCCTCGACCATCCGGTCGGCAGCGGTTCCTTCCACTTCGAGAGCAAGACCGGGACGAACGAAATCCGCATGCTCTCCAACCCGGACTGGTGGGGCGGAAGCTCGGCGGAACATCGACTGATCTGGCGCGAGGTTCCGCGTTCGGCGGACCGGGCCCGTGCCCTCGCGCTGGGAGAGGCACAGGTGGCGACACGACTCTCGCCGGCCGACGCCGCAACGCTCAAGGGAACGTTCAGCCGGCACGACTACATCGACCCGACCTCGATCATCTTCCTGCTGAATGCGGCAAGCGGGCCGTTCACGGATCCGAGGGTCCGGCGGGCGGTAAACCTCGCCACCGACCGAATGGCCTTGATCGAGGAGGTGCTCGGCGGTGCGGGCAGCCCGCTCGGCGGGTTCGTGAGCCGCTTCCATTCCGGAGCGGCGCCGGAACCGGCGGATATCGAACCGGACCTGGAGGGTGCCGCGAAACTGCTGGTCGAAGCCGGTTACGGCAAAGGACTTACAATCGAGATCGACTGCCCGACCCGCCTTCCGGACGAGGCTGAAACCCTGACGGCCGCCCTCGCGCGTCAGCTTTCAGAAGTCGGAATATCGCTGAAAGTGCACCGGGTCGAGGACAGGGTCGCCTATGCGGAGCAGGTCAGGGACAAGAAGATCCATGATATGTGCGTCTTCGATTCCAGCCCGATGAGCACCTTCCGGGTGCTCTACGAGAAGATCGACAGCCGCGTCCGCGGGTCCTGGTGGGAGGGATACCGGAACGAGGAGGTGGAGAAACTGCTGGACTGTTCGCGGACCACGGTCGAACCCGCCGCGCGCGAGGCCCTTCACCGGCAGAGCTACGAGGCCCTGCGCCGGGATCCGCCCTGGCTCACGCTCTATCATCACAGCTTCGTCGCCGCCCGCGCCGGCACCCATCCGGACTGGCGGATGCGTGCCGACGGAGTGCTGGACGTCACGACCTTGCTATAA
- a CDS encoding dipeptidase: MSKDLLAPVLARIDANLDKSVERLVDVLRIPSISTDPKYDPDVRRAAEWMAQQLSEIGFDAAVRDADKHPMVVGHMKGPEGAPHILYYGHYDVQPADPYALWDSDPFEPVIVEAERGKRIVARGAVDDKGQVMTFIEAFRAWKEVHGSLPIGVTVLLEGEEESGSESLEPFMVAHKDELKADACVVCDTGMWSVDKPAITYMLRGIVSIEVKIKGPSRDLHSGMYGGGVINPINLLAKILGDFHDESGRIRIEGFYDDVLAVGDNELKQWEGLGFDEKAFLGEIGLTTPGGEKGYSALERLWARPTLDINGITGGYQEPGGKTVIAAEASAKITCRLVPDQDAEKIIAGLKKFVADRLPADFKLEIVHASGFPARRVPTDSPYLQSALAGLKDEYQTDALLIGCGGSIPAVGSIKDLLGIDSLLVGFGLEDDRVHSPNEKFELVCYHRGIRSNAAIMARLAEIKG, encoded by the coding sequence ATGTCAAAGGACCTCCTCGCCCCCGTGCTCGCCCGCATCGACGCCAACCTCGACAAGTCCGTCGAGCGTCTGGTCGACGTGCTCCGCATCCCGAGCATCAGCACCGACCCGAAATACGATCCGGACGTCCGCCGCGCCGCCGAATGGATGGCGCAGCAGCTCTCGGAAATCGGTTTCGACGCCGCGGTGCGCGATGCAGACAAGCATCCGATGGTGGTCGGCCACATGAAGGGCCCGGAAGGCGCGCCGCACATCCTCTACTACGGCCACTATGACGTTCAGCCCGCCGATCCCTACGCTCTCTGGGACAGCGACCCGTTCGAACCTGTCATCGTCGAGGCCGAACGCGGCAAGCGGATCGTCGCCCGCGGCGCGGTGGACGACAAGGGCCAGGTGATGACCTTCATCGAGGCCTTCCGCGCCTGGAAGGAAGTCCACGGCTCCCTGCCCATCGGGGTGACCGTGCTACTCGAAGGCGAGGAGGAAAGTGGCAGCGAAAGCCTCGAGCCATTCATGGTAGCGCACAAAGACGAGCTCAAGGCCGATGCCTGCGTCGTCTGCGACACCGGCATGTGGTCGGTCGACAAGCCGGCCATCACCTACATGCTGCGCGGCATCGTCTCCATCGAAGTCAAGATCAAGGGACCGAGCCGGGACCTGCATTCCGGCATGTATGGCGGCGGCGTGATCAACCCGATCAACCTGCTTGCAAAGATCCTCGGCGATTTCCACGACGAAAGCGGGCGTATCCGGATCGAGGGCTTCTACGACGACGTGCTCGCGGTCGGCGACAACGAGCTGAAACAGTGGGAAGGGCTCGGCTTCGACGAGAAGGCCTTCCTTGGCGAGATCGGCCTCACCACGCCCGGCGGCGAGAAAGGCTACTCGGCGCTGGAGCGGCTCTGGGCCCGGCCGACGCTGGACATCAACGGCATCACGGGCGGCTATCAGGAGCCGGGCGGCAAGACCGTGATCGCCGCCGAGGCCTCGGCCAAGATCACCTGCCGTCTCGTGCCGGACCAGGACGCGGAAAAGATCATCGCCGGCCTGAAGAAATTCGTCGCCGACCGGCTGCCCGCGGACTTCAAGCTGGAGATCGTCCATGCGAGCGGGTTCCCGGCCCGCCGGGTGCCGACGGACTCGCCCTATCTGCAATCCGCGCTCGCGGGTCTGAAGGACGAGTACCAGACCGACGCGCTGCTGATCGGCTGCGGCGGCTCGATCCCGGCGGTCGGCTCGATCAAGGACCTGCTCGGCATCGACAGCCTATTGGTCGGTTTCGGCCTCGAGGACGACCGGGTGCACAGCCCGAACGAGAAGTTCGAGCTGGTCTGCTATCACCGCGGCATCCGCTCCAACGCCGCGATCATGGCGCGGCTGGCGGAGATCAAGGGGTAG
- a CDS encoding pyridoxal-phosphate-dependent aminotransferase family protein, translating into MTYKSGPHFLQIPGPSHVPGRILHAIGQPTIDHRGPEFQKLANEVLAKVKPVFKTECPVVIFPSSGTGAWEAALVNTMSPGDRVLMFETGQFSTLWSELATRVGLKPEVIPGDWRHGVDAAAIEERLKADKAHEIKGVCVVHNETSTGVTSNIQAVRKAIDAAKHPALLLVDSISGLGSADYRHDEWGADVTISGSQKGLMLPPGLSFNAVGPKALKASETATTNRSYWDWQHQIGMNRDGWFPYTPATNLLYGLKEACDMIMEEGLENVFARHERWAEATRRAVKTWGLEVLCQNADEYSPVLTAVLMPEGHDADKYREVVLDKFDMSLGSGLGKVKGKVFRIGHLGYFNDLMLMGTLSGVEMGLAVAGVPHNKGGAQAAMDYLTGNA; encoded by the coding sequence ATGACCTACAAGTCCGGCCCCCATTTCCTGCAGATCCCGGGACCGAGCCACGTCCCCGGCCGGATCCTCCATGCCATCGGCCAGCCGACCATCGACCATCGCGGCCCGGAGTTCCAGAAGCTGGCGAACGAAGTGCTGGCGAAGGTCAAGCCGGTCTTCAAGACCGAATGCCCGGTGGTGATCTTCCCGTCCTCCGGCACCGGCGCCTGGGAAGCGGCGCTGGTCAACACGATGAGCCCGGGCGACCGGGTTCTGATGTTCGAGACCGGCCAGTTCTCGACCCTCTGGTCCGAGCTCGCGACCCGCGTCGGTCTCAAGCCCGAGGTCATTCCGGGCGATTGGCGCCACGGCGTCGACGCGGCGGCGATCGAGGAGCGGCTGAAGGCGGACAAGGCGCACGAGATCAAGGGCGTCTGCGTCGTCCATAACGAGACCTCGACCGGCGTCACCTCGAACATCCAGGCGGTGCGCAAGGCGATCGACGCGGCGAAGCATCCGGCGCTGCTCCTGGTCGACAGCATTTCCGGCCTCGGCTCGGCCGATTACCGGCATGACGAATGGGGCGCGGACGTCACCATCAGCGGCTCGCAGAAGGGGCTCATGCTGCCGCCGGGCCTCAGCTTCAACGCGGTCGGCCCGAAGGCTCTGAAGGCATCAGAGACGGCGACGACCAACCGCTCCTACTGGGACTGGCAGCACCAGATTGGCATGAACAGGGACGGTTGGTTCCCCTACACCCCGGCCACCAACCTGCTCTACGGCCTGAAAGAGGCCTGCGACATGATCATGGAGGAGGGGCTGGAGAACGTCTTCGCCCGCCACGAGCGCTGGGCCGAGGCGACCCGCCGAGCGGTGAAGACCTGGGGCCTCGAGGTGCTCTGCCAGAATGCCGACGAATACAGCCCGGTCCTGACCGCCGTGCTGATGCCGGAGGGCCACGACGCGGACAAGTACCGGGAGGTGGTGCTCGACAAGTTCGACATGTCGCTCGGCTCCGGCCTCGGCAAGGTGAAGGGCAAGGTCTTCCGCATCGGCCATCTCGGCTATTTCAACGACCTGATGCTGATGGGCACCCTCTCCGGCGTCGAGATGGGCCTCGCGGTCGCGGGGGTTCCGCACAACAAGGGCGGCGCCCAGGCGGCGATGGATTACCTGACCGGCAACGCCTGA